Proteins from a genomic interval of Papaver somniferum cultivar HN1 chromosome 4, ASM357369v1, whole genome shotgun sequence:
- the LOC113273888 gene encoding eggshell protein 2A-like: MKRKTVFLFLLFLSSVYIEVAAKNLHHRVTHQDYESKKMITTHMRRGGGGGHGGGGSHGGSGSRGGSSSRGGGRNRGTGSTIVPRGGIYPYPYYGSTSNGRHNNNSSNSCGGIMINHKDAAFAIIVALTALKYLNWY; this comes from the exons ATGAAGCGAAAAACAGTCTTCCTTTTTCTCCTGTTCTTATCAAGTGTATACATAGAAGTTGCAG CCAAGAATCTGCACCATCGTGTTACACATCAAGATTATGAGAGCAAAAAAATGATTACCACACATATGAGAAGAGGCGGTGGTGGCGGGCACGGGGGTGGAGGCAGTCACGGAGGTAGTGGCAGTCGCGGCGGTAGCAGCAGTAGGGGTGGTGGTAGAAATCGTGGTACCGGTAGTACCATTGTGCCTCGTGGGGGTATTTATCCCTATCCTTACTATGGCAGTACTAGTAATGGAAGAcataacaacaacagcagcaacagttgTGGGGGCATCATGATCAACCACAAGGATGCTGCATTCGCGATAATTGTAGCGCTAACTGCATTGAAATACTTAAATTGGTACTGA